CTATATTGGTGGCTTGCTGGCCCGTTTGCTTTAATCTAAAAAGTAGAGAAACTTGACTTATTATGGCGTTTGATGCATATGGTAACCTCACTCCGTACGCAGTTATAGAACTAGATTTAGATGTGTTCCGCCAACAATTCGTTGAGCAATTTCCGTTTTCTACTAAGCGAAACTGGCTTTTTGATGTATTCGTTAGCTACATGAATGATGTGAAACAAACTGTAAAAACGGAAGTTACTGTTTGGGTTGATGGAAGTTTTATAACTCGAAAGCTGGAACCAAACGATATTGACTGTGTTGTTTTTATCGACTACCAAGTATATTTTCAATTCGAAAAAGCAATCGAGCAAATTTGACAACGACGTTTTTTTGATAAATAGTGGAATTGATGGCTATTTCGTGATACATTACCCAGAGGGGCATCGTCGGCGAAACTGGTTTGAGTCGGATCAGATTCGATGGCTTCACGATTTTGGTACGAGCCTTGCAAACCGTAAAAAAGGTATTGTTCAACTGAATTTTTGAGCCATGGAATCACTGGATGAAATCGTACACAACACTGAACAGCGGGCGGCTGCTATAGCCCGACTTCTTAAGTTGATAGGAATGGATACGGCTATCATCCGTCGGCACCAGGATGCCCATGATGAGAGTATCTATACCCAGCAATATATCGAACTTCGTGCCCGTAATTTAATGACACTTACACAACTGCTGGAAGCGGATTGGCTGTTGAAAGCTAATCCTCAACTGGGCAATCGGGCGGCTTAATTGTATCTGTCAGTTATAGTATCATAAGTTGAGGGGATGTTAATAATTTTCACTCCCGACGGCGGATATAGTCTCGCATTTCATCCATAAAACGGTTGGCCTTGAACAACACAATCAGCAGTTTAATGAGCGTCAGGATGAGGAGACCGGGCAATAACAGGGCAAAAATTCCCCAGAAAACCAGCAAAAAATCGGATATGATTTGATTCATGGGAATTAAGTTTCTGAGTGGACGAACAACATAGAAGCAGGTCACTTATCTTGCAGTGTGCCTATACGTATAGAAATCATCTTGTACTATGCTTCGTCACTTACTTGTTGCTGCCTTTGTAATTTGCTTGATTTCCAAAGGGTTTTCTC
This window of the Spirosoma aerolatum genome carries:
- a CDS encoding DUF6932 family protein, with product MAFDAYGNLTPYAVIELDLDVFRQQFVEQFPFSTKRNWLFDVFVSYMNDVKQTVKTEVTVWVDGSFITRKLEPNDIDCVVFIDYQVYFQFEKAIEQI